GCTAGTTTAGCATGTTTGCACCTAGGTACTGCTCCGGCGTACCCGTAAGTTTTATCTTGTATTCTGGCTTGCGTGTTTCCGAACCGGCTGCCGGTTATGAATTTTGCATACCCGACGTGCGGTTTTCTCTCGTGCGCCCCGTCCTCCTATGTCAGCCAAAAAGCACCAAGCTTCTATCCGGGATATAGCCCGCCAGCTCAATCTGTCTACCTCCACCGTGTCGCGCGCGTTGTCCGATCACAAAGACATCAGCGACGCCACCAAGGCGCGGGTGCAGCAGCTGGCGCAGGAGCTCAACTACCGGCCCAACCAGCTGGCCGCCGCCCTGCGCAAGGGCCGCAGCCAAACCATCGGCGTTATCGTGCCGCACATCAAAGGCTACTTTTTCCCGGCCGTGATGAACGGCATCGAGAAGGTGGCCACGCAGGAGGGCTTTAAGGTGATGATGTGCCAGAGCAACGAGGACCTGGGGCGCGAGCAGCAAAACGTAGAGGCCTTGCTCGACGCGCAGGTGGAGGGCATTTTGGTATCGGTATCGGCCACTACGTTCAAGGAAGTTGCCCACTTCGAGCAGGTGCGGCGCCACGGCACGCCGCTGGTCTTCTTCGACCGGGTGCCCGAGCTGGAGCAAAGCATGGCCGTTATCCTCGACGACTTTCAGGGCGCCTACCAGGCCACCACGCACCTCATCGAGCAGGGCTGCACGCGCATTGCCCACCTGGCCGGGCCGCAGCACCTCAACACCAGCCGCAACCGCTTTTTGGGCTACCGCGAGGCGTTGCAGGCCCACGGTTTGCCCTTCGACGAGCAGTGGGTGTTTTCGCTGCCCGCCCTCACGCACGAGGCCGGTCGCCAGGCAATGCAGCACCTGCTGAGCCTCCAGGCCAACTTCGACGGCATCTTCGCCGCCTACGCCATCCCGACGGTAGGCGCTTTGGAGGTGCTGCGCGAGCACGGCCTGCGCGTGCCCCACGACGTGGCCCTCGACTGCTTCAGCAACGAGCCCTTTACGCTGATGACGCAGCCCCGCCTGACGGTGGTCGATCAGCGGGCCGAGCAAATGGGCGAAACCGCCGTGCGCCTGTTTTTGCAGCTGCTGAAGCGCGGCCCCGAGTACACGCCGCCCCACGTAATCCTGAAGCCCGAGCTGATCGTGCGCGAGTCGTCGTTGCCGCGCCCGCAGGAGCAAGTGCTGGCCCGGTTGTAAGCGTGTGGGCCGTTCCCTCGGCTGTCATTGCGAGCCAAGCGAAGCAATCGGGCCTTGGCGGGGCACAACTGTACAGCCAGCGCTGAGCAAAAATGTACTTAGGGCGGTGTAGGGCGCCGTAGCGCGGACTTTGCAGTCCGCGTCCCCGGATAGTAAAATCAATCGTTGCCGGCAGCGCATGTAGCGCGGGCTTCAGCCCGCGTTTGTCAGAACGAAATCGTTGGGGTGAAACCGCGCAGCACCACTCGTTCACGCCAACGCGGGCTGAAGCCCGCGCTACATTTCCCTAGGTCAACGATTAAATTACTATCCGGGAACGCGGACTACAAAGTCCGCGCTACATCGCGCTACTGCCGCGCTAATCCCGGTAGTTAAGCGCCGGCTTGCGGTTGCCGAGCAGGGGCTTGTACTGGTAGCTGTCCACATCTTGCTTGAACTCCTCTTTGGCCTGGCTAAGCAGGGCAGGGTTGGTGAACAGATCGAGGGCCGTCAGGGTCATCGTTTTGGCGGCTACCAACATGCCTTTCGTGCCGATTTCGGTGCCGCCGCACGCCACGGCCTGCCAGCTGTGCGCGGCGGTGCCGGGCACCCACGTGGCGGCCTCCAGGCCCACGGTGGGCACGGCGTAGCTTACATCGCCCACATCGGTGCTGCCGCCGCCCTCGTGCATGGTGTAGGGCCCGATGCCGGCCGCGGCCTCGAGCGGCGGGGCCGGAAACCCGAACGATGCCTGAATTTTGCGCCCGAACTCCTGCTCCTGCGAGGTGTATTGCACGCCGCCCACGCGCTCAAGGTTTTGCTGCAGGGCTTTCGCCAGGGTTTCGTTGAGCAGCAAATCGTGGGTGCCGCCAATGATTTCGTACTCCATGGTGGTGCCGGTGCCCAGTGCGGCACCTTCGGCGGCCTTCACCACGCGGTTGAAAATGGCGGCCACCTCGTCCTTTTTGGGGTGGCGCACATAGTAATACACCTCGGCGTAATCGGGCACCACGTTGGGCGCTTTGCCGCCGCTGGTAATTACGTAGTGAATGCGGGTTTCCTGCGGCACGTGTTCGCGCATCAGATTTACCATGTGGTTCATGGCTTCCACAGCATCGAGGCCGCTGCGGCCGCGCTCGGGCGCCATGGCCGCGTGCGCCGACACTCCCCGGAAGCGAAACTTGGCCGATGAGTTGGCCAGGTAATTATTGAGCATGGTGCGGTTTTCGTTGGCGGGGTGCCAGTGCACCACGGCATCCACGTCCTTAAAAAGCCCGTCGCGCACCATGTATACCTTGCCGCTGCCGCCCTCTTCGGCGGGCGTGCCATACACCCGGATGGTGCCTTTCAGCTTGTGCTGCTGCAGCAATTTCTTCAGCTCGATGCCCGCCGCCACGCTGGCCGCCCCAAACAAGTGGTGCCCGCAGCCGTGGCCCGCGTCGCGGCCCGCCACGGCCTGCTTGGCCGGGGTGGCCTGCTGCGAAAGGCCCGGCAGCGCGTCGAACTCAGCCAAAATGCCAATTACCGGTTCGCCGCTGCCGTAGCTGGCCACAAATGCCGTCGGAATTTCGGCCACGCCGGCCTGCACGCTGAAACCGTTGGCGCGCAGGGTTTTCTGCAGCAGGGCCGAGCTGCGGGTTTCTTTGTAGCCTACCTCGGCAAAATCCCAGATCTGCAGGGCCACTTTGCGGTACTCGGCGTAGCTGCCCTCCAGGTCTTTCAGGGCCTGTTGTTTCAGGGCTTCCACGGGAGTGGTATCGGCCGGGCCCGAGGCCGCGGTGAGCAGCAGCGTGCCCAGCAACAGCGCGGCGGTAGCATTTCGCATGTGGTGCAGGAAGATTAAGAGCTGAAAAAGGAGCAAGCAAAGCGGGCGGCGGCGCTCAAATTAGCGGAAACGCAGCAGCATTCGGCAGCGGCCGCCTGCCGCGCTGCTCCACGGCGCCAGGCACCTAGGGCCAGGAATGGCTGCCATCAGCCGCAAGCCAGCATACCACCTAGGCGCAGAAGAATATGTAGCGCGGAAATCCGTTCCGCGACGCGCTGCAGGCGCGTATGTGGTTCTGCGCTTTATTGCATACGCGCTCAAGGCGCGTCGTGGAACGGATTTCCGCGCTACAAAAGCTCTTGACTAAACCCTGGGCCGGTTGGCCGCTTCGCCCGAAAGTACGTAGGTAAGCGCGTCGCACTGCTGCTTACGGGCAGCAAAACCACACCGCCGTCGATGTCGCTTTATCCTGTTTTGCTGGCTGTGCTGGGCATAGCCATTCTGGGGGTTTCCTGGCTGCCTTCGTTGCTCGCCAAGTATCCGCTTTCGTATCCCGTGCTGTTCATCGCCTTCGGGCTGGGCGTGTATTTGCTGCCCCTCGATTGGCCCGCGGCCGAGCCGCTGCTGCACAAGCCGCTGGTAACGCACTTGTCCGAAATCTGCGTGATTGTGGCCCTTACGGGCACCGGGCTCAAAATCGACCGGCCTTTTTCCGTCCGAACGTGGCGCACGCCCTTGCTGCTGGTGTTGGTGCTGATGATTTTGAGCATCGGGGGGCTTACGGCCGTGGCCTGGGGCGTGGCGGGCCTGAGCGTGGCCTCGGCGCTGCTGCTGGCCGCAGCCCTGGCGCCCACCGACCCCGTGCTGGCCGGCGACGTGCAGGTGGGCGACCCCGGCGAAGGCCGCGAAGACAACGTGCGGTTTTCCCTGACCGGCGAGGCCGGCCTGAACGACGGCCTGGCCTTCCCGTTCGTGTACCTGGCCATTGCCCTGCTGCCCGCGGCCGAGCCGCTTTCCGAGCGGGTGCTGCAGTGGGCCTGGTACGATGTGCTGTACCGCACGGCGGCGGGCATTGGGGTGGGGTGGCTGTCGGGCAAGCTGCTGTCGTACCTGATCTTCAACCTGCCTAAGCAAATCAGCATCAAGCCCAGCGGTTACGGCTTTGTGGCTCTGGCTATTACGCTTACCAGCTACGGCCTTACAGAGCTGCTGCACGGCTACGGTTTCCTGGCTGTGTTTGTGGCGGCCATTACGGTGCGCAGCCGCGAGCGGAAGCACGAGTACCACCGCCAGATGCACGCCTTCACCGACCAGATGGAGCGCGTGCTGATCGTGATTATTCTGGTGTTGTTCGGCGGCAGCCTGGCCAGCGGCCTGCTGAAACCGCTAACCTGGCCGGGCGCGGCCGTGGGGGTGCTGCTGGTGTTGGTAATCAGGCCGTTGGCGGGCTACCTCACGCTGCTCGGCGATAAGCAGGTAAACCGGGCCGAGCGGTGGGTTATTGCCTTCTTCGGCATCCGCGGCATCGGCTCGGTTTTCTACCTGAGCTTTGGCCTGGAGAAAGGCCAGTTCGACCACGCCGAGGAGCTGTGGGCCATTTTGGGTTTCAGTATGTTGCTTTCGATAACCCTGCACGGGGTGCTGGCCACGCCCGTGATGAACTGGCTCGACCGCCGGCACGGCCGCCCCACCGCCGAGGAGCACGAGCAGCAGCTGGAAGAAGCCGAAACCCAGGCCGCCGACTAAATGCCGCGCTGGCTCGGGGCCGCCCCGGCCAGTGCCGCGCACCAAGCGCCGCCCTAGGTGCCGCGGCCCGAAACGGCGGCCGGCACCTAGGACTCACGACAACGGCTCGGGAGCGGCGGTGCCGGCGGGCTTGCTGCCGTCGTGCGGCAGCGGGATAAACGCGTGGTTGTCGGTGGGCGGCAGGGCAATGCGGCCGGCCTGCCAGTCGGCCTTGGCCTGCTCAATCCGCTCGCGCCTCGACGACACGAAGTTCCACCAGATAAACCGCTCGCCTAGGTGTTCGCCGCCCAGCAGCATCAGGGTGCTGGCTTCGCGGGCGCGCACCACGGGGTCCTGGCCCGCCGAAAACACCAGCAGCTGGCCCGCCGTGTAGGTGCGGCCGCTTACCTCCAGGCTGCCTTTGGCCACGTAGGCGCCGCGCTCGGCGTGGCCTTGCGGCAGGCCAAACCGGGCGCCGGGCTGCAGCACCACGTGCAGGTAAAACAACGGCGAGTGCGTGCGCACCGCGTTGTGCAGGCCGTAGGCGTGGCCGGCAATCAGGCGCATCCACACGCCCGTATCCGTAAACACGGGCAGCTCGTGGGGCTGGTAGTTCACGAAGGAGGGCGCGGTTTCCTCGTCGGCAGCGGGCAGGGCTACCCACGTTTGAATCATTTCGAGGTTTCCGCCAGCCAGCGCCGCCGGGTCTTCAAACCGCTCGGAGTGCGCAATGCCGCTGCCGGCCGTCATCCAGTTTACCTCGCCGGGCCTGATGATTTGCTCCACGCCCAGGCTGTCGCGGTGCGTAACCTGCCCGCCAAACAGGTAGCTCACCGTCGAAAGGCCGATGTGCGGGTGCGGCAGCACATCGAGGTTGGGCAGCTGCTCAGGGGCCAGGTTCACGGGCCCCGCGTGGTCCATAAAAATAAACGGCCCCACCATACGGCGCATCCGAAAGGGCAGAATCCGGCGCACGTTGAACCCGGCACTGATAGCGGCCGGGCGGGCATCAATCACTAAATCGAGCATGGCGGCAGGTAGTTTGGGTGCGGCAAAGCCAGCATTTTGGGCTGGGCCGACAGCTTAATCTACAAATACTTACCACACGGCCGGCCACCAACTAGCACCGCACGCCGCCCGGGGCGCAAGCCCTAGGTGCCTGGGGCTAAACCAAAGGTGGCAGCCAACTGCCGGCACTCGGCATGGCGTGGGCAGCTCAGCAGGTGGTCGTTTACCAGGCCGGCAGTTTGCATCAGGTTGTAGCACGTGGCGGGGCCGGTCATCATAAAGCCGCGGCGCTTCAGCTCTTTGCTCAGGGCTTCGCTGGCGGGCGTTGAGAGCGGGGGCGGGTTGGCGGCGGTGCGCTGGTTATCGAGCGGCTGCCCGCCTACAAACCCATAGAAAAACCGCAGCAGCCCTAGGTCGCCGCCGAGCTCCTGGCGCAGTTGCAGCCAGGCCCGGGCGTTTTGCACGGTGGCCTCCAGCTTGCGGCGGTTGCGCAAAATGCGCGGGTTGTGCAGCAGCTCCTCCACGTCGTCGGGCCCGAAGCGGGCCAGGCGCTCGGGCTCGAAATTGGCCAGCAGCTCCCGGAACGCCTCGCGCCGCTTCAGCACCACCGGAAAATCGAAGCCGATCTGGAAGGAGTGGAGCACGAGGTACTCGAACAGGATGCCGGCATCGGCCACGGGTTCGCCCCATTCGTGGTCGTGGAACGCGCGCATTTGCGGATTGAGGTCGGCCCAGGGGCAAGGGTTGGCGGCCATGCGGCAGGGGGTAGGTGCTGGTATTTAACCCCGGCCGCGGCTTTGGGGTTATGCGCCGCGGGCCGCTTTTCGGGCTTGGCGCGGCCCGCTTAACCCGGCCGCCCCAACGAAACAGGCTCAGCTGCTGCGCAGTACCGGGCGCGGCCGGGCAGGGGAACCTATCTTTCGGCAGAAGGCTTATCTTGCCGATATGTCTTACGAAGTAGCCAACCTCTCCCTGGCCGAAGCCACGCAGCTGGAGCCTGTTTTGCACTACGCCATTTGCATCGACGCCGACAACCGCCCCGGCAACCACGTGGGCGACTGGCCGGAAGAAGGCAAGGTGTACCCCGTGCGCCTGGTTACCAGCAAGCTCGAAGGCATGGAGCTGGTGCACGTGCTTGGTTTTCAGGCCGAAGCGCCTTACTACAATGCCTTTGCGCCCCACCGCTTTGCCGTGGTGGCCGAAGTTTTTCTGAACTAACCCCCCGGCGGTAGCGCGCCGGCGGCCACCTAGGCCGCCGGCACCCGCTCCGACGACTCGCGGATGAGAAGCTCGGGCTGCAGCGTAATCTGCCGGCCCGTCGGCTTCTCATCGTTTTCGTTTTGGGCCATCAGCTCCAGCAGCAGGTGCACCGCCGTGCGGCCCATTTCCTCGCAGCGCTGATCGACCGACGTGAGCTGCGGCTCGGTAAGCGACGAAAACAGCTCGTTGCTGAAGCCCGCCAGCGCCACGTTGTTGGGCACGCGCAGGCCGTGCTGCTTTAGCACCTGCATGGCCCCCACCAACGACAAATCATTGGCCGCAAACACGGCATCGAGCTGCGGCGCCTGTTGCAGCAGCTGCTCCATGCCGTCGTGGCCGTCCTGCATCGAGAGGTTCGAGAAGTGCACCAGCGCCTCGTTGTAGGCAATGCCGTGGGCCTGCAGGGCTGCCTGGTAGCCGCGGTAGCGGTTCTGGCAAATGTTCACGTGCTGCGGGCCGCCCAGGTGCGCAATGTGCGTGCAGCCCTGCTCAATCAGGTGCGATACGGCCTGGTAGGCGCCCTGGTAATCGTCGAGCACCACGGCGCTGGCCTCGGGCGTTTCCACCACGCGGTCGAAAAACACCAGCGGAATATTGCGCCGGCGCACCTCGTCGAAGTGGCTGAAGTCGCGCGTGGTCAGCGACACCGATACCAGAATACCATCTACCTGCGCGTTGAGCAGCGTGGCAAGGTTCTTTTTTTCGTGGGCCTCGTTTTCGTTCGACTGGCAGATCATCACGTTGAAGCCGGCCAGGTTGGCAATGGTTTCGATGCCCTTAAGCACCAGGGCGAAGAAGTGCCCATCGATGTGCGGCACCACCACACCTAGGGTATTGCTGCGGCCCTTGCGCAAAGCCGCGGCCAGGTGGTTGGGCTGGTAGTTGAGCTGCTTGGCCAGTTCCCACACCCGCTTTTTGGTAGCGTCGCTGATGGCGGGGTGGTTGTTTAGCACCCGCGAGATGGTGGAAACCGACAGGTTGAGCTGCTTGGCGAGGTCAGAGATGGAAGCGCGACGAGTAGCCACTGGGGAGTGCTAAATAAGAAATGAGCCCGCAAGTTCGGCGAAAACGGGCACTGATGCGGCATGGCTTCGCCGGAGCCAGACTTGCAAGTAACAACAAGTATTACCGGCACCTGGGTTCGGGCTGTGTTACAGAACAATGGCGCCCCTGGCGAAAGCACTTGGCGCGAAGAAGCTGGCAGATGTTTTATGCAAACGTTTGCACAGAATAATTAAGTCGCATACATTTGGCAAGTGAGCTACCGCTCCCGCCCGAGGTATGGGCCGCAAATGCCTCGTTCGGGTGGTGCCCGCACCTACCGACCCTTGTGTCTTTCCCACCCAAAACACATCGTTAGCCTTTAGTCACTGTTACCAATGGGCCGTCAGCGTTACACCTTACAGCTTACCCGCAAGCAACAGGCATACCTAGCCGATTTTGTCAGCTCCGAAACGCTTTCCAAGCAGCAGCGCAACCGCGCCTTGGTGCTGCAGCATTGGTTGGCCAACCACTCGGCCCAGGAGTCGGCCGAAACACTGGGCCTGAGCATCGACCGCGTGTACAGCATGCGCCGGGCCTTTACGCAGCAGGGCTTCCGGGGCTACCTGCACGAGGTGCCGCGCTGCGGCGCCCCCAACAAGCTCACGCCCGAGCTGGAGTTGTTGCTGCGCAAGCTTACGCAGGGGCAAGGCCCCGCCAAAGGCAAGCGCTGGACGCTGGCTTTGCTCGCGCAGCGCATTGTTGAGCTCGGCCATACCGACCGTATTTGCACCCTCACGGTGCACAAGGCCCTGAAGCGCATCCGCACCACGGCGCCCGCGCCGCAGCGCACCGCGCTAAGCCAGGCCGCCTAACTTTCTCCTCGCCAAGCCGCCGATACTGGCTACATCCGTTGCCAGGCTTCCAGCAGGAGGGCAATCAGCGGAATAAGCATGCCCGCACCCACGGTAGCAATGCTAACCCAGGCTGGCAACGTGCGGTCGGCATGTTCGTGGTGGCGCAACCGGTAGCGCTCTACGATAAAGGTATGATGCATGGCACAGGTCGGTTAGCGTGGGATATTATGATAATATAAACATAAAATTTAACTATAAACCGATGTAGCTGGAATTTTCAGCTGGTCGGTACTTCCAGACTACCCCGAAACCCGACGCCCCGCGGCCTGCAATTGCAGGCCGCGGGGCGTCGGGTTTCGGGTCAGCTGCTTCGGCAGGCACCTAGGGCCGCAGCATATGAATGTGTTCGATGCCGTCTTCGAGGTAAATATCGTCGAGCTGCTCGAAGCCAAAGCTGCTGTAGAAGGCCCGCAAGTAGTACTGCGCCCCGATTTTGATGGGTTGCGCACCAAACAGCGCCTCGCATTGGGCAATGGCCTGGCGCATCAGCTCGCGGCCCAGGCCGTAGCGGCGGTACTTCGGGCTGACGACCACGCGCCCAATGCTGGCTTGCTCGTAGGAGCGCCCGGCCTCGAACAAACGGGCATAGGCCGCCAGCTCGCCGGCCGGGGAGTAGCCCAGCAAGTGTAACGCCTGCTGATCCAGTCCATCAATGTCCTGAAAAGCGCAGGTTTGCTCCACCACAAATACCTCGCTGCGCAGCTGCAGCAGGGCATACAATTCGGCTAATGCCAGCTCGGCAAAGGGCTTGGTGCTCCAGGTAAGGGTCATAGCATCGGAATGAGGCCGCAAAGGTAGGCGCCCGGCGGTGGTTTGGTTGCGCCGGGCGCAAGCGGCACTGCATTTACCCCAAGCCCCGGGCCGCCCCGCTACTGCACCAGCAATGGCTGGGTCAGGCGCTGCCCATCGAGGCTAAGCTGGCACACGTACATGCCTGCAGCCAGGCCCGCGGGGCTAAAGCGCAGCGCGTAGTTGCCGGCGGGGCGGGGGGCATCGAGCAGTACGGCTACCTCGCGGCCGGCCATATCGAGCACGGCCAGCCGCACGTGGGCACTGCGGGTAAGCACAAACGGCAGCACGGCGCCCTCGGCGGCCACGGGGTTGGGGTAAGCGCCTTGCAGCTGCGCCCAGGTGGCGGCGTTGCGGCGCGTGCTGGTTACCACCGAGGTGGTCGGCACGGGGTCGTTGGCCTCCACGGCGTTGGTCGAACCTAGGGTGCCGGCCGGGCCGCCCGGCACTTGGTTGGCCACGGTTTGGCCCGTCACGTTTTCAAACTTAAAATAGGCCAGCAAATCGGCCGGGGGCACGGCCACGCCGCTTTGCATATCGAGCAGGATTTCTTCGCTGCGGTCGTCCTTCCACACCATCACCTCGTCGATAAACCCTTCCCAACCCATGTCGTCGGTGTTGTAGCCGATGCCCAGGTTGTTGGCGGTGGGCAACGTCCAGGGGGCTTTGGTGGAGGTGGCTACCTGGGTGCCGTTTACGAACAGGGCGCCGTTGGCGCCGTCCCAGGTGTAGGCCACGTGCGTCCAGGTGCGCAGGGGCACCGCGCCCCCGGCGGCCACGTTGAACAGCTCCAGCTGGCCCAGCGCGTTCACGCCAAACCAGGGCGTGTCGTCGCCGAACTCCATAATGGTGTGGTGGCCTTTGCCCGTGGCGAAACTCGCGCCGGTGTAGTACACCCACGCCTCGAGGCTAAGGGCGCCGTTGGGCACCAGCAACGGCACCGATACTTTCGACGACTTGCTGCTGGTGAAACCCAGAAACTGGCCGCCTTGCTGGGCGAAGCTGCTGAAGGACAGAATTGTACTTAGCAAGCCTATGAAGGTAATGCGCAGAGGTGTTGGCATAGAATGCAGCGTAGGTGGTTGGAATAATCTTTAAACGGGTGCGCGGCAGTTGTGTTTTGTGGTTAAAATATTTAACCGCAGCGCGTTGGCCGCAGGCTTTGCCAGGTGCCGAATGGGCCTGCGAAGCCATCAGGCACGAGCGTTTGCTACCGGCAGTTTGCCACTACGATGCAATAGCATTATTGCGGCAGCAGCTCGGCGGTGCGGCTCGGGGTTGCGAGCTATTGCCCTAGGTGCAGCGAAGCCAGATAAGCCGCCAGCTGGGCGGTGGGCATGCCTTCCAGCGTCAGCAGGGCCTCGTATGGGTCGCCGGGCAGCTGCAGCAGGTGGGCAAAGGCCGGTTCGGTTTTCAGGCCCTGCTGCTTCAGGTGGTGCACGGCTGCGTGCCAGGCCGGGCCGCCGGCCTGCAGCACCGCATGCTCTATCACCAGGTGACGGTAGGCGTGCTGCTGCCGCACGGGCAGCCCCTGGCCAAACACCTCAACGGCAAACCCACCGTACCAAAACCCGCAAACCACCGAAGGCACCCCGCGCACCAGCTTGTGCTTCAGGCGGTAGTGGTGGTGGTGGGCATAGGTTTGCTGAAGCAAGGCCACGAACTGCGGCTGCCCGGGTTGGGGTACTTCGCAAATAATATCCAGGTCGCTGGCGGGTGTGTCGAGGCCCAGCGGCACGGTGCCGGCCATCACGGGCCCGTAGGCCGCCAGCAACTGCCACAAGCCCAGTTGCCGCACCACCGCGTGGGCTTGCTGCTGGCGCGGGTTGCCGGTGGCGAGGTAGCGCAGGTCGTGCCAGTTCATGGGCAGTGCCGATTGGTACAGTGTATGGCGCAGGTGCTACCCGCAGCAGGCAGCGGCAGGCTCCCGGCGCGGCGGCTGCAGTTTTCACCTAGGGCGGGGGCGGGGCTGCTACCAGCCGAAAGCCGCTTAGCGCGCTTTGCCTGCGGCCGAGCGGCAAACTCCGTGAATAAAAGTCAGCTTTTCAACCACCTTCGGCGGAATCACAAAGGGGTACGAATCGGGCAGGCCCATGCTGCGGTTGAGGCTGTTGAGGGCCAGCGTAAGCGGTAGCCATTGCTCCATAATTCGGTCGAAGCTAGCCTCGGTGTAGGGGTCGTGGGTGATTTCGGCGGTAAGGTTATCGTCGGCTTCGGCTACCTGCGGCCGCACCCGTAGGCCAAAGGCCGAGGCGGTTTGCAGCGTGTCGATGATGTGCAGGTAATGGGCCCAGGTTTCGGCCCAGTCTTCCCAGGGGTGCGTGGTGGCGTACGCGCTGATGAACTCCTGCTGCCAGTTGGCGGGCGGGCCCTGGTCGTAGTGTGTTTTCAGGCTGGCGCCGTAATCGGCGCGCTCGTCGCCGAACAGCTTCCGGAAGGGCTCCAGGTTGGGCGTGTTGTCGATGAGGCGGTCGAAGTAATAATGGCCCACCTCGTGCCGAAAGTGGCCCAGCACGGTGCGGTACACCTCGTCCATGTTGCGGCGGGCCATTTCGCGCTCCACGTCGTCGGCCTCGGCAATGTTAATGGTAATCAGGCCGTTGTCGTGCCCGGTCATTACCTTTTCGCCTTTGGGCTTTTGCGCGTCCGAGAGAAAATCGAACGCCAGTCCGGTATCGGCGTTGTCGGTTTTGCTGACCACCGGCAGTTGCAACTGCAACAAGCTGTAAACCAGGCGGTGCTTAGCCCGTTCGAGGGTGCGCCAACGCTCCAGGTGCTCGGGCTCGTCGAGCTTGGGTATGGTTTGGTTGAGCGAGCAGGCTTTGCACAGCGCATCGGGGCTTGCGGCCGGCAACAACCAGTTGCATACGTCGTGGGCGTGGTTGGCGCAGTACTTATAATTGGTGCCCTCGGGCTGGCCGCACTGCTTAAATTGCTGGTGGGGTTGCGGATACAGGGCCACTACTTGCTGCTGCTCCAGCACAAAACCCAGCGGGTTGTGGCACTGCTCGCACTTATCGTTCTCGAAGTATACCACTTGCCCGCAGTGCGTGCATTTGAAAAGCTTCATGCGCTGAGATGGTTAGCAGGGCCGGTGCCGTTTGCCGCGGCCGGCCCCCGTGGGCTGATTACAACGGGGCACCGCGGGCTTGGGTTGGAGCGCTCTGCTGCCCTCGTTCGCGAGCGTGGCAAATACCTAGGGTGTATAAGGAAAATTACATAACATGCCCTAGGTATAAATGACCGCCCGTAAGTACATAACCACCTGCGTACCTAACGTCGGCTTAGGCACCTGCGCAAGCGGATAGGGGTTTTTGAGTAATTGGGTAGGGTTTTCAGGCGAGCTTATAGCAGCGCCTAACCACCAAATAAGCAACCTGCTACGAGCCGATACGTGCTTGCCCGGGCTTGCTGGTCAGCATTAAATCAACAGCCGGTTATTTATAAAATACAACTTAACGGCACCGCAGTCGTAAGCGGAGGTGTGCCAGCCCGGGTGCCCCTGCGGGGGCTGGGCTGCGGCAGTTGCCGTGCGCTGGCTACTTACCCCTACTTATGCAATACAACTCCCTGCTGCAAGCCTACCAGGAGCAGCCCAACGTTTGGGACGAAATGTTTCACACGGAGCAGGTTCGTCCGGAGTACCAGAAATTCGTGGCCGCCATCGAGAACCTGCCCGGCACCGAGATGACGCGCAAAGACGAGCTGGCCAAAAAGCTCTTCATGAGCCAGGGCATCACGTTTACGGTGTACAACAGCGGCGAAGGCATCGAGAAGATTTTCCCCTTCGATATCATTCCGCGCATCATTCAGCACCAGGAATGGCTGCACATCGAGGCCGGCATCAAGCAGCGGCTGCGGGCGCTCAATATCTTTCTGAAGGACATTTACCACGACCAGTTCATCATCAAGGACGGCCTCATTCCGGCTCAGCTGATTTACTCGTGCCCGCAGTTTTTGCGCGAGATGATGAATGTGCAGGTGCCCTACGACATCTACACCCACATTGCGGGCGTGGACTTGATCCGCGACGCCGACGGCCAGTTTTACGTGCTCGAAGACAACTTGCGCACGCCCTCGGGGGTGTCGTACATGCTCGAAAACCGCAGCATTACCTCGCGCATCTTCCCCGATTTGCTGCCCAAAAACAACGTGCAGCCCGTCA
The sequence above is drawn from the Hymenobacter sp. YIM 151858-1 genome and encodes:
- a CDS encoding amidohydrolase, which gives rise to MRNATAALLLGTLLLTAASGPADTTPVEALKQQALKDLEGSYAEYRKVALQIWDFAEVGYKETRSSALLQKTLRANGFSVQAGVAEIPTAFVASYGSGEPVIGILAEFDALPGLSQQATPAKQAVAGRDAGHGCGHHLFGAASVAAGIELKKLLQQHKLKGTIRVYGTPAEEGGSGKVYMVRDGLFKDVDAVVHWHPANENRTMLNNYLANSSAKFRFRGVSAHAAMAPERGRSGLDAVEAMNHMVNLMREHVPQETRIHYVITSGGKAPNVVPDYAEVYYYVRHPKKDEVAAIFNRVVKAAEGAALGTGTTMEYEIIGGTHDLLLNETLAKALQQNLERVGGVQYTSQEQEFGRKIQASFGFPAPPLEAAAGIGPYTMHEGGGSTDVGDVSYAVPTVGLEAATWVPGTAAHSWQAVACGGTEIGTKGMLVAAKTMTLTALDLFTNPALLSQAKEEFKQDVDSYQYKPLLGNRKPALNYRD
- a CDS encoding LacI family DNA-binding transcriptional regulator gives rise to the protein MSAKKHQASIRDIARQLNLSTSTVSRALSDHKDISDATKARVQQLAQELNYRPNQLAAALRKGRSQTIGVIVPHIKGYFFPAVMNGIEKVATQEGFKVMMCQSNEDLGREQQNVEALLDAQVEGILVSVSATTFKEVAHFEQVRRHGTPLVFFDRVPELEQSMAVILDDFQGAYQATTHLIEQGCTRIAHLAGPQHLNTSRNRFLGYREALQAHGLPFDEQWVFSLPALTHEAGRQAMQHLLSLQANFDGIFAAYAIPTVGALEVLREHGLRVPHDVALDCFSNEPFTLMTQPRLTVVDQRAEQMGETAVRLFLQLLKRGPEYTPPHVILKPELIVRESSLPRPQEQVLARL
- a CDS encoding DNA-3-methyladenine glycosylase I, which codes for MAANPCPWADLNPQMRAFHDHEWGEPVADAGILFEYLVLHSFQIGFDFPVVLKRREAFRELLANFEPERLARFGPDDVEELLHNPRILRNRRKLEATVQNARAWLQLRQELGGDLGLLRFFYGFVGGQPLDNQRTAANPPPLSTPASEALSKELKRRGFMMTGPATCYNLMQTAGLVNDHLLSCPRHAECRQLAATFGLAPGT
- a CDS encoding cation:proton antiporter — encoded protein: MSLYPVLLAVLGIAILGVSWLPSLLAKYPLSYPVLFIAFGLGVYLLPLDWPAAEPLLHKPLVTHLSEICVIVALTGTGLKIDRPFSVRTWRTPLLLVLVLMILSIGGLTAVAWGVAGLSVASALLLAAALAPTDPVLAGDVQVGDPGEGREDNVRFSLTGEAGLNDGLAFPFVYLAIALLPAAEPLSERVLQWAWYDVLYRTAAGIGVGWLSGKLLSYLIFNLPKQISIKPSGYGFVALAITLTSYGLTELLHGYGFLAVFVAAITVRSRERKHEYHRQMHAFTDQMERVLIVIILVLFGGSLASGLLKPLTWPGAAVGVLLVLVIRPLAGYLTLLGDKQVNRAERWVIAFFGIRGIGSVFYLSFGLEKGQFDHAEELWAILGFSMLLSITLHGVLATPVMNWLDRRHGRPTAEEHEQQLEEAETQAAD
- a CDS encoding pirin family protein; its protein translation is MLDLVIDARPAAISAGFNVRRILPFRMRRMVGPFIFMDHAGPVNLAPEQLPNLDVLPHPHIGLSTVSYLFGGQVTHRDSLGVEQIIRPGEVNWMTAGSGIAHSERFEDPAALAGGNLEMIQTWVALPAADEETAPSFVNYQPHELPVFTDTGVWMRLIAGHAYGLHNAVRTHSPLFYLHVVLQPGARFGLPQGHAERGAYVAKGSLEVSGRTYTAGQLLVFSAGQDPVVRAREASTLMLLGGEHLGERFIWWNFVSSRRERIEQAKADWQAGRIALPPTDNHAFIPLPHDGSKPAGTAAPEPLS